A region of Fimbriimonadaceae bacterium DNA encodes the following proteins:
- the trmH gene encoding tRNA (guanosine(18)-2'-O)-methyltransferase, with translation MKAIRSKTGVRKLHKADRERYPDLELVFFLQDWEDAYNVGSMFRLADSVGARELVVTGRTPLPPDPMIGVTSLGHHRRIPVRQFAGHEEAAQALKEEGYALVAIEIAEGAVSVESFDYPRKLCLVLGNEAGGVYGSVMKHCDAAVQVPMFGKGRSMNVVVAAAVVAYRARIGS, from the coding sequence GTGAAGGCGATCCGTTCGAAAACGGGCGTACGCAAGCTCCACAAGGCTGATCGCGAGCGCTACCCGGACCTCGAACTCGTCTTCTTCCTGCAGGATTGGGAGGACGCGTACAACGTCGGCTCGATGTTCCGGCTCGCCGATTCGGTCGGCGCCCGGGAGCTCGTGGTCACCGGCCGGACGCCGCTCCCGCCCGATCCGATGATCGGCGTCACCTCGCTTGGGCACCACCGCCGCATCCCGGTGCGGCAGTTTGCAGGACATGAGGAGGCGGCGCAGGCGCTCAAGGAAGAAGGCTACGCGCTGGTCGCGATCGAAATCGCCGAGGGAGCGGTTTCGGTTGAATCGTTTGACTACCCGCGCAAGCTGTGCCTCGTCTTGGGCAATGAGGCGGGCGGGGTCTATGGTTCGGTAATGAAGCATTGCGACGCCGCCGTCCAGGTGCCAATGTTCGGCAAGGGCCGTTCGATGAACGTGGTGGTTGCGGCGGCGGTGGTGGCGTACCGCGCGCGGATCGGTTCGTAG
- the lysDH gene encoding Lysine 6-dehydrogenase produces the protein MKKTYAILGAGMQGTAAAYDLAKFADPQIIKMGDICIDQATHNAHRVNNLVGTAICEPHRVNALEPASLGPFLADVDVVLSCLPYWMHPHVAKIAIETGTSMVDLGGNTEVTMDTLKLDAEAKAADVTLVPDTGLAPGLVNSLGLYLIESMDQCDSIKLYCGVLPQNPKPPFNYKLTFNVEGLVTEYDFQAVTLREGEIHLVDTLTELESLHIEQLGEMEAFVTSGGTSTAPYTLQGRIPNYEYKTIRFPGHCERIKIFKDFGFWGEEEIEVRGCKVKPREVFYKVFGEALSKFEDRDLCAVRGVGNGTKDGKPITKQIDIFDKECENTGFTSMERLTGFSCAIFAIAIAHGEVERGAIRYENAMTGHKFVEEIQRRGIHLTIA, from the coding sequence ATGAAGAAAACCTATGCCATTTTGGGTGCGGGGATGCAGGGAACCGCCGCTGCTTACGACCTCGCGAAGTTCGCCGATCCCCAGATCATCAAGATGGGCGACATCTGCATCGACCAGGCCACCCACAATGCGCACCGGGTCAACAACCTCGTGGGAACCGCCATATGCGAGCCGCACCGGGTCAACGCCCTGGAGCCTGCTAGCCTGGGACCGTTCCTTGCCGATGTCGACGTCGTGCTCAGCTGTCTCCCTTATTGGATGCACCCTCACGTCGCCAAAATCGCGATCGAAACCGGGACGAGCATGGTCGATCTCGGTGGCAACACCGAAGTCACGATGGACACGCTGAAGCTGGATGCCGAAGCCAAGGCCGCCGACGTCACCCTCGTACCCGACACCGGCCTCGCCCCCGGCCTCGTGAACAGCCTCGGACTCTACCTCATCGAATCGATGGACCAGTGCGATTCGATCAAGCTCTATTGCGGCGTCCTGCCCCAGAACCCGAAGCCGCCCTTCAACTACAAGCTCACGTTCAACGTCGAGGGGCTCGTCACCGAATACGACTTCCAGGCCGTCACCCTGCGCGAAGGCGAAATCCACCTCGTCGACACGCTCACCGAGTTGGAGAGCCTGCACATCGAGCAGCTTGGCGAGATGGAGGCGTTCGTGACCTCAGGCGGCACCAGCACGGCGCCGTACACCCTCCAGGGCCGCATCCCGAATTACGAGTACAAGACGATCCGGTTCCCCGGCCATTGCGAGCGGATCAAGATCTTCAAGGACTTCGGCTTCTGGGGCGAAGAGGAGATCGAGGTCCGCGGCTGCAAGGTCAAGCCGCGCGAGGTGTTCTACAAAGTGTTCGGTGAGGCCCTTTCGAAGTTCGAGGATCGCGACCTCTGCGCGGTTCGCGGCGTCGGGAACGGGACGAAGGACGGCAAGCCGATCACCAAGCAGATCGACATATTCGACAAGGAGTGCGAGAACACCGGTTTCACCTCGATGGAGCGCCTGACCGGCTTCTCATGCGCGATTTTTGCCATCGCCATCGCCCATGGCGAGGTCGAGCGCGGCGCGATCCGGTACGAGAATGCGATGACCGGCCACAAGTTCGTGGAAGAGATCCAGCGAAGAGGCATCCACCTCACGATCGCGTAG
- a CDS encoding putative 3-methyladenine DNA glycosylase — MGIRGISWERIGVERVTIHGKLGNIHGFGAGGGVVLRPESGRTDAPCGSPTRSLASPAIAPNLRSALADDPLAAALLLLGSDLVLGDCRARLVEVEVYLGSEDPGSHAFRGQGKRNRTMFGPPGHAYVYFTYGNHWMLNVVAREHGIPAAILIRAARPLTGIDSMRQRRGTSIDDRGLLSGPGKLCQAFGITREHDGLDLLGGAGFRLEPGETVENVLCGPRIGLATGKGDDFPWRFVDAEHLAWVSAGRSRLTSISTTPAGPKPTPTDR; from the coding sequence GTGGGCATTCGTGGAATATCTTGGGAGCGGATCGGCGTAGAACGGGTTACCATTCATGGCAAGTTGGGCAATATTCATGGTTTTGGCGCCGGTGGCGGCGTGGTTCTTCGTCCGGAATCGGGACGCACGGATGCGCCGTGCGGAAGTCCGACTCGATCTTTGGCGTCGCCCGCGATAGCTCCCAACCTTCGCTCGGCACTCGCCGACGACCCCTTAGCGGCCGCGCTGCTGCTTCTTGGCTCGGACCTGGTTCTGGGCGATTGCCGGGCGCGCCTCGTCGAAGTCGAGGTCTACCTGGGGTCCGAAGATCCGGGCAGCCACGCCTTTCGCGGCCAAGGCAAGCGCAACCGCACGATGTTCGGCCCGCCCGGCCACGCCTACGTCTATTTCACTTACGGCAATCACTGGATGCTGAATGTGGTCGCTCGCGAGCACGGGATACCGGCCGCGATCCTGATTCGGGCGGCTCGGCCCTTGACGGGCATCGATTCGATGCGGCAGCGCCGCGGAACGTCCATCGACGACCGGGGACTGCTTAGCGGTCCGGGGAAGCTGTGTCAAGCCTTCGGCATCACCCGCGAGCACGACGGGCTGGACCTGCTGGGCGGCGCAGGGTTCCGGCTCGAACCCGGTGAGACTGTCGAGAACGTGCTATGCGGCCCGCGGATCGGGTTGGCGACGGGTAAAGGAGACGACTTCCCCTGGCGGTTCGTCGATGCCGAACATCTCGCATGGGTTTCCGCCGGACGAAGCCGCTTGACCTCAATTTCGACTACGCCCGCGGGTCCAAAGCCGACCCCCACCGACCGATAA
- the uvrB gene encoding UvrABC system protein B, giving the protein MSAAPAIVRYDAPLTLSGAFEPKGDQGTAIDGLVEGLETGYRYQTLLGATGTGKTFTMASVIERAQRPALIIAHNKTLAAQLCQEFRAFFPENAVEYFISYYDYYQPEAYVPQSDLYIEKDSSTNEEIERLRHAATQSLLERRDVVVVASVSCIYGLGSPDTYAESVVTFDTARPFDLDEALQKLVRMQFTRNQMVLERGTFRVRGDTLEIQPKDEELVTRVEFFGDAVERIRIIDPLTQEVLDEPTRISVFPATHYVTPWERLENVIDQILAERELQVEAFKSQGKLLEAQRLSQRVDFDVEMMREVGFCSGIENYSRYFDGRTIGEPPYTLLDFLPSDAIVFIDESHQTLPQIRAMYNGDRQRKSVLVDYGFRLPSALDNRPLKFDEFLERVGQTIFVSATPGPFEREVQSQQVQQIIRPTYIVDPEVEVRPTKGQIDDLINEIQRRVAKKQRTLVTTLTKRMAEDLTSYLQELNISVNYIHSNIHSLERPEILRDLRLGRYDVVVGVNLLREGLDLPEVSLVAILDADKEGFLRSNTSLVQTIGRAARNIDGLVIMYADLMTGSMQEAIEETKRRREIQSEYNEAHGIVPQTIIKEVRETVRSFDAVAEVQAQYNAEGWAGADGIGESMRLEDIPMLVDAMEKEMKSYAKAMEFEKAAEIRDEITRLRQIAGLSHGKLGQSSRRKDPRRR; this is encoded by the coding sequence ATGTCTGCGGCGCCGGCCATCGTTCGATATGATGCTCCGCTGACCCTGAGCGGGGCCTTTGAGCCCAAAGGCGACCAGGGCACCGCGATCGACGGACTGGTGGAGGGACTCGAAACCGGATACCGGTACCAGACCCTGCTCGGCGCGACTGGTACCGGCAAAACCTTCACGATGGCGAGCGTCATCGAACGGGCTCAGCGTCCCGCGCTGATCATTGCCCACAACAAGACGCTGGCCGCGCAGCTGTGCCAGGAGTTTCGGGCCTTCTTCCCTGAAAACGCGGTCGAGTATTTCATCAGCTACTACGACTACTATCAGCCGGAAGCCTACGTCCCCCAAAGCGACCTCTACATCGAAAAGGACTCCAGCACCAACGAGGAGATCGAGCGGCTTCGGCACGCGGCGACGCAATCCCTTCTCGAGCGGCGGGATGTCGTCGTGGTGGCGAGCGTGTCCTGCATTTACGGCCTTGGCTCGCCGGACACCTATGCCGAGAGTGTGGTCACGTTCGACACCGCGCGGCCTTTCGACCTCGACGAGGCGTTGCAAAAGCTCGTCCGGATGCAGTTCACCCGTAACCAGATGGTCCTGGAGCGCGGCACCTTTCGGGTGCGGGGCGACACCCTCGAAATCCAGCCGAAGGATGAGGAGTTGGTGACCCGCGTTGAGTTCTTCGGCGACGCCGTGGAGCGAATCCGCATCATCGACCCGTTGACGCAGGAGGTTCTCGACGAACCGACCCGCATCAGCGTCTTCCCCGCCACCCATTACGTGACGCCCTGGGAACGATTGGAGAATGTGATCGACCAGATCCTTGCCGAGCGCGAGCTGCAGGTCGAAGCCTTCAAGTCGCAGGGGAAGCTGTTGGAGGCGCAGCGCCTGAGCCAGCGGGTGGACTTCGACGTGGAAATGATGCGCGAGGTCGGCTTCTGCAGCGGCATCGAAAACTACTCCAGATACTTCGATGGCCGAACCATTGGGGAGCCTCCTTATACGCTCCTGGACTTTTTGCCATCGGACGCGATCGTCTTCATCGACGAAAGCCACCAGACGCTGCCCCAGATACGCGCGATGTACAACGGGGATCGCCAGCGGAAGTCGGTCCTGGTCGACTACGGTTTCCGGCTCCCCAGCGCGCTCGACAACCGTCCGCTCAAGTTCGACGAGTTCTTGGAGCGGGTCGGTCAGACGATTTTTGTCAGCGCGACGCCAGGACCGTTCGAACGGGAAGTGCAGAGCCAGCAGGTGCAGCAGATTATTCGGCCCACATACATTGTGGATCCCGAAGTTGAAGTTAGGCCGACGAAAGGTCAGATCGACGACTTAATCAACGAGATCCAGCGCCGTGTCGCCAAGAAGCAGCGGACGCTGGTAACGACCCTGACGAAACGGATGGCGGAGGACCTGACCTCCTATCTTCAGGAACTGAACATCAGCGTGAACTACATCCACTCCAACATCCACTCGCTGGAGCGGCCGGAAATCTTGCGCGACCTGCGTCTTGGCCGGTACGACGTGGTGGTTGGAGTGAACCTGTTGCGAGAAGGATTGGACCTGCCGGAAGTTTCGCTTGTCGCGATTCTGGATGCGGACAAGGAGGGATTTCTCCGCTCCAATACGTCGCTCGTCCAGACCATCGGCCGCGCCGCTCGAAACATCGATGGACTCGTTATCATGTACGCCGATCTGATGACCGGCTCGATGCAGGAGGCGATCGAAGAAACAAAGCGTCGTCGCGAGATTCAGAGCGAATACAACGAGGCCCATGGCATCGTGCCGCAGACGATTATCAAAGAGGTTCGCGAAACGGTGCGATCCTTCGACGCGGTTGCCGAAGTCCAGGCGCAATACAACGCGGAGGGGTGGGCGGGGGCGGACGGGATCGGCGAGTCGATGAGGCTCGAAGACATTCCGATGCTGGTCGATGCGATGGAAAAGGAGATGAAGTCGTACGCGAAAGCGATGGAGTTCGAAAAGGCGGCGGAGATCCGTGACGAAATCACCCGCCTGCGCCAAATTGCGGGTCTGAGCCACGGCAAGCTCGGGCAGTCGTCACGGCGGAAGGATCCACGCCGGCGCTAA
- the htpX_2 gene encoding Protease HtpX, producing MDQQQYDELVRSNQELAKSDFAAYERKVGRFRAIGRLAFVGLFVGVLLVLGLLVALMIFMGSGALAKFAIFAGIAAVFFIRAMIFRVPPPENRATSPQESPALFADIERARQTLAAPQVDGVQIMGDSNAFAAKSTKLGPFGSAYYVCLGLPLLLRMSRDEVLSIIAHELGHHSRKHTHRTMKAWQDQLMWSKLLEKFNHENSVVAGIARRFLDWYVPRLEALLSVVRRQSEFEADACAAEVTSPEIAAKALLKISVLDSALLGPYERRVWNRAVEDPQPARDYFTQMVELELADDARLRDALESQSKLTTTIDDSHPSLMDRITALGQGHLLNAENRESLIADLQKNPCPSALMAYFEGRSEKLLSDFDHEWSTMVAHEWKSSYDDAAALKQESARIITIPASDRTVKDWMELARFNGIHNSDAAALEVMQEAVQYLPSDPAILRYLGRAQYLTGSDEAAATLERALEIAESDEQRYTLRRELAGIYYKQGNAERAREINLQADEIAEKENEILAELYSVFPGDDLRPTQLDEREFAVIDKLVGGVSQIQSVHAFEKFSTKHVGRSARLVVFTVRWNAFALSEDQIAEAARKAIEEAMAEKLDIDWAAVTPSNDLAKYLKKKRKDLLYWSR from the coding sequence ATGGACCAGCAACAGTACGACGAACTTGTCCGAAGTAATCAGGAGCTTGCAAAAAGCGATTTTGCCGCGTACGAGCGAAAGGTGGGCCGATTCCGGGCCATCGGGCGCCTTGCGTTTGTGGGCTTGTTTGTTGGCGTTTTGCTGGTGCTCGGCTTGCTGGTCGCGCTTATGATCTTTATGGGTTCGGGCGCCCTCGCCAAGTTCGCCATTTTTGCCGGCATCGCGGCGGTGTTCTTCATCCGGGCCATGATCTTTCGGGTTCCGCCGCCTGAGAATCGTGCAACCTCCCCCCAGGAGTCGCCGGCCCTTTTTGCCGACATCGAGCGGGCCCGCCAGACCCTCGCGGCTCCGCAGGTCGATGGCGTGCAAATCATGGGAGACTCCAACGCCTTCGCAGCGAAGAGCACCAAGCTGGGTCCATTCGGCAGCGCCTACTATGTCTGTCTGGGGCTGCCCCTGCTCCTTCGAATGAGCCGGGACGAGGTGCTCTCCATCATCGCTCACGAGTTGGGTCACCACAGCCGGAAACACACCCACCGCACGATGAAGGCTTGGCAGGACCAACTGATGTGGTCGAAGCTACTGGAGAAATTCAACCACGAGAACTCCGTGGTGGCTGGGATTGCGCGGCGATTTCTCGACTGGTACGTTCCTCGGCTGGAAGCCTTGCTGTCGGTCGTACGACGCCAATCCGAGTTCGAAGCCGACGCCTGTGCGGCCGAGGTCACGAGCCCAGAAATCGCCGCGAAGGCACTCCTGAAAATCTCGGTCCTTGATAGCGCCTTGCTCGGACCCTACGAGCGCCGCGTCTGGAATCGGGCGGTCGAGGATCCTCAGCCTGCCCGAGACTACTTCACCCAGATGGTGGAGCTGGAATTGGCGGACGATGCCCGCTTGCGGGATGCTCTCGAGTCCCAGTCCAAGCTCACGACGACAATCGATGACAGCCATCCTTCTCTGATGGATCGGATAACCGCTCTTGGGCAGGGCCATCTTCTCAATGCGGAGAACCGCGAATCCCTCATTGCCGACTTGCAGAAGAACCCTTGTCCCAGCGCCCTGATGGCCTATTTTGAAGGCAGGTCCGAGAAGCTATTGTCCGACTTCGACCACGAATGGAGCACAATGGTCGCTCACGAATGGAAATCGTCGTACGACGATGCCGCCGCGCTGAAGCAAGAATCCGCCCGGATCATCACAATTCCCGCATCCGATCGAACCGTCAAGGACTGGATGGAGTTGGCGCGGTTCAATGGTATTCACAACTCCGATGCGGCCGCCTTAGAGGTCATGCAAGAAGCGGTCCAGTATCTTCCCAGCGATCCCGCCATCCTCCGGTACCTCGGTCGAGCCCAATACCTGACCGGGAGCGACGAGGCCGCCGCCACGCTGGAGCGGGCGCTTGAAATCGCGGAAAGTGATGAGCAGCGGTACACCTTGCGTCGGGAATTGGCTGGGATCTATTACAAGCAGGGGAACGCGGAGCGGGCACGCGAGATCAACCTACAGGCGGACGAGATCGCGGAGAAGGAAAATGAGATTCTCGCCGAACTCTACAGCGTTTTCCCTGGCGATGACTTGCGGCCGACGCAGTTGGACGAGCGCGAATTCGCTGTCATCGACAAGTTGGTTGGAGGTGTAAGCCAAATCCAGTCCGTGCATGCGTTCGAGAAATTCTCAACGAAGCATGTTGGGCGCTCGGCGCGACTCGTGGTCTTTACCGTTCGGTGGAATGCATTCGCCTTGTCCGAGGACCAGATCGCCGAAGCTGCTCGAAAGGCGATTGAGGAGGCAATGGCTGAGAAGCTGGACATTGATTGGGCTGCCGTGACCCCAAGCAACGACCTGGCGAAGTACCTGAAGAAGAAGCGCAAGGATTTGCTGTATTGGTCGCGCTAG
- the hflX gene encoding GTPase HflX, which yields MPKPNSRSNEPDVETAFLVFCNTDESEDAYVEAELEGLCEAAGVPVAGFIRQRLDRPTSATFIGKGKVDEVAVGVVDSGADLVILDGELNAVQVRNLEERVKRRVLDRTQLILDIFAQRARTREGQLQVELAQLSYMMPRLMSLYTKFERQKGGIGMRGPGETKLESDRRMVKDRIAKLSDDLEVVRRHRSQERSARRRHPFPFATIVGYTSAGKSTLMNRLSGTDLLADDMPFATLDPTTRRVELPDGYSLFLTDTVGFIRNLPTHLVAAFRATLEEVSHADFVIHVIDVSNPDWELQHEAVLETLTTLKADHLPAISVFNKIDLLDDPTVARRLVAEWPDSVAISASTGVGIDDFLNLMVKKIREHLGRVEAVVPYDQSGLVDECYRYGRVLSVDYKEDGIHLVAELVKGMREKLAKYERQ from the coding sequence ATGCCCAAGCCCAACTCCCGTTCGAATGAGCCCGATGTCGAGACCGCCTTCCTCGTCTTCTGCAACACGGACGAGTCGGAGGACGCCTACGTCGAGGCCGAGCTGGAGGGGTTATGCGAGGCAGCCGGAGTTCCGGTGGCGGGCTTCATCAGGCAGCGGCTGGACCGGCCCACCTCCGCAACGTTCATCGGCAAAGGAAAGGTCGACGAAGTTGCGGTGGGAGTGGTTGACAGCGGAGCGGATCTCGTCATCCTCGACGGGGAGCTGAACGCCGTCCAAGTGCGGAACCTCGAAGAGCGTGTCAAACGCCGCGTGCTCGATCGGACCCAACTCATTCTCGACATCTTTGCCCAGCGAGCGAGGACTCGGGAGGGCCAGCTTCAGGTCGAGCTTGCGCAACTCAGCTACATGATGCCGCGCCTAATGTCGCTTTACACCAAGTTCGAACGGCAAAAGGGCGGCATCGGCATGCGAGGCCCTGGCGAAACCAAGCTCGAGAGCGACCGCCGAATGGTGAAGGACCGCATCGCAAAGCTCAGCGACGACCTCGAAGTCGTCAGGCGGCACCGCAGTCAGGAGAGGAGTGCTCGGAGGCGCCATCCGTTTCCGTTCGCCACCATTGTGGGCTACACGAGCGCCGGCAAGTCGACCTTAATGAACCGGCTTTCCGGCACCGATCTGCTCGCCGACGACATGCCGTTTGCGACCCTCGACCCCACAACCCGGCGAGTGGAATTGCCGGACGGCTACTCGCTGTTTCTGACCGATACCGTCGGCTTCATTCGCAATTTGCCGACGCATCTCGTCGCTGCGTTCCGCGCCACCCTGGAAGAAGTCTCCCATGCTGATTTCGTGATTCATGTGATCGACGTCTCGAATCCAGACTGGGAGCTGCAGCATGAGGCGGTGCTCGAGACCCTGACAACCCTCAAAGCGGATCACCTTCCCGCAATCAGCGTGTTCAACAAGATCGATCTGCTCGACGATCCGACTGTGGCGCGGAGGCTTGTCGCCGAGTGGCCGGACAGTGTTGCGATCAGCGCCTCGACGGGAGTAGGGATCGACGATTTTCTAAACCTGATGGTGAAGAAGATCCGCGAGCACCTGGGGCGGGTCGAGGCAGTGGTTCCCTATGACCAAAGCGGCCTTGTCGACGAGTGCTACCGATATGGCCGTGTCCTCAGCGTCGACTACAAGGAGGACGGCATTCATTTGGTTGCCGAACTGGTGAAGGGGATGCGCGAGAAACTGGCCAAATACGAAAGGCAATAA
- the groL5 gene encoding 60 kDa chaperonin 5, whose protein sequence is MAAKELKYSSDARKALEAGVDKLANAVKVTLGPRGRNVVLEKKFGSPTVINDGVTIAKEIEVENRFENMGAQLIREVSSKTNDLAGDGTTTATVLAQAIYKEGARNVAAGSNPMSIKRGIEIAVDAIVAEIAKASTTVKGKTGTAQVATISANDTVLGELVAEVIDTVGKDGVVTVEESKSTETTYEVVDGLQFDKGYLSPYFITDPTRMETVYETPLFLFHEKKIGNVQDLIPLLEKVMRMGKPLVIVAEDVENECLATLVLNRLRANLPVVAVKAPGFGDRRKAMLEDMAILTGGQFVSEELGMKLENVTPEMLGSAAKVVITKETTTIVGGKGKKEEIAGRLKQIEQQISTTDSNYDKEKLQERKAKLSGGVAVVKVGAPTETALKEKKARIEDALASTRAALEEGIVPGGGVALLQAGQKALGKVTGEGDEIIGINIVRKAIEAPLRTIAENSGAEGSVVVEKVREGKAGFGFNAATLVYEDLVKAGVVDPAKVVRTCLQNAASISALLLTTEAAVADLPKEEDEGHNHHHHH, encoded by the coding sequence ATGGCCGCTAAGGAACTCAAATACTCAAGCGACGCGCGAAAGGCACTGGAAGCCGGCGTCGACAAGCTCGCGAATGCGGTCAAGGTCACCCTCGGCCCGCGTGGCCGCAACGTGGTCCTTGAGAAGAAATTCGGATCCCCCACCGTCATCAACGACGGCGTCACCATTGCGAAGGAGATCGAGGTCGAAAACCGCTTTGAGAACATGGGCGCGCAGCTCATTCGCGAGGTGAGCAGCAAGACCAACGACCTTGCCGGCGACGGCACCACCACGGCCACGGTGCTTGCCCAGGCGATCTACAAGGAAGGCGCACGCAACGTGGCGGCCGGTAGCAATCCGATGTCCATCAAGCGCGGGATTGAAATTGCCGTTGACGCGATCGTCGCGGAGATCGCCAAGGCCTCGACGACGGTCAAGGGCAAGACGGGGACCGCCCAGGTTGCCACCATCAGCGCCAATGACACCGTTCTCGGAGAGCTGGTTGCCGAAGTGATCGACACCGTCGGAAAGGACGGAGTTGTAACGGTCGAGGAGAGCAAGTCGACGGAGACGACCTACGAAGTCGTCGATGGCCTCCAATTCGACAAAGGCTACCTTTCGCCCTATTTCATCACCGACCCCACCCGGATGGAGACGGTCTACGAGACACCGCTCTTCCTCTTCCACGAGAAGAAGATTGGCAATGTGCAGGATCTCATCCCACTCCTGGAGAAGGTGATGCGTATGGGCAAGCCGCTCGTCATCGTTGCGGAAGACGTTGAGAACGAATGCTTGGCCACGCTGGTCCTTAACCGCCTCCGAGCCAACCTGCCGGTCGTCGCGGTAAAGGCGCCGGGCTTCGGTGATCGCCGTAAGGCCATGCTCGAAGATATGGCTATCCTTACCGGCGGCCAGTTTGTTAGCGAAGAGCTTGGAATGAAGCTCGAAAACGTGACGCCCGAAATGCTCGGGTCTGCCGCCAAGGTCGTCATCACCAAGGAAACCACCACGATCGTGGGTGGCAAGGGCAAGAAGGAAGAGATCGCTGGTCGACTCAAGCAGATCGAGCAGCAGATAAGCACCACCGACAGCAACTACGACAAGGAGAAGCTCCAGGAGCGAAAGGCCAAACTGAGCGGCGGCGTCGCGGTCGTTAAAGTTGGTGCTCCCACGGAAACCGCGCTGAAGGAAAAGAAGGCCCGGATCGAAGATGCGCTTGCATCGACCCGTGCCGCACTCGAGGAGGGGATCGTTCCCGGCGGTGGCGTCGCACTGCTCCAAGCCGGCCAGAAGGCCCTGGGCAAAGTCACCGGCGAAGGCGATGAGATCATCGGCATCAACATCGTCCGCAAGGCGATTGAAGCGCCCCTTCGAACGATTGCCGAAAACTCCGGCGCCGAAGGATCGGTCGTCGTCGAGAAGGTCCGTGAAGGCAAGGCGGGCTTTGGCTTCAATGCGGCCACGCTCGTTTACGAGGATCTTGTCAAGGCCGGCGTTGTCGACCCGGCCAAGGTCGTCCGGACGTGCCTCCAGAATGCCGCCTCGATCAGCGCCCTGCTGCTGACTACCGAGGCCGCCGTCGCCGACCTTCCGAAGGAAGAAGACGAGGGCCACAACCACCATCACCACCACTAG
- the groS_2 gene encoding 10 kDa chaperonin, which yields MKINPLHDRIVVEAAAKEETTASGIILPDTAQEKPLRGTVLAVGPGKMLDSGKLAPMEVKVGDVVLYGKYSGTEVTVEGKDYVILRSDDVLAILEGATSKSSKKELAGAKK from the coding sequence ATGAAAATCAATCCATTGCACGATCGAATTGTCGTCGAAGCCGCCGCCAAGGAAGAAACCACGGCAAGCGGCATTATCCTTCCCGACACGGCCCAGGAAAAGCCGTTGCGTGGCACCGTCCTCGCCGTCGGTCCTGGCAAGATGCTGGACAGCGGCAAGCTCGCGCCGATGGAAGTCAAGGTCGGCGACGTGGTGCTCTACGGAAAGTACAGCGGCACCGAAGTTACCGTCGAAGGCAAGGACTACGTGATCCTACGGTCCGACGATGTGCTCGCCATCCTGGAAGGAGCGACTTCGAAGTCGTCCAAGAAGGAATTGGCAGGAGCGAAGAAGTAA